A genomic stretch from Sulfobacillus thermosulfidooxidans includes:
- a CDS encoding ABC transporter substrate-binding protein, with the protein MRAFLQTKKFRQSLMMGVFILPILVGLAGCGSATAAKQEPTVTIGYENAPDPESVAIEQNFFQKYMHAHVVLKYFSSGPEALTSLASGSLDFMTTLGNPPTASAIARGVPLKVIWAMERYTTAEGLVVKNGSHIRSLKDLEGKTVALVQGSTSPFELDTALQMHHIPVSSVHIDNMAPPNMVAAWKTNQIDAAYVWAPFLNEMQQDHGHILIYDQNQVNQAPIFNLAVVNSHFASKYPQLVDQFIQAEEAGVKFFYAHPNQSFQDIGKLNGISAADAKAQAQGLHFTTLSQELTLRRLGTSSTVADSLVTKSLTSAAQWLKQTGQISAVPANMSQYVDPSFCQTVYDHSRKSGT; encoded by the coding sequence CAGTCTCTTATGATGGGAGTTTTCATCCTACCTATCCTGGTGGGGTTAGCTGGGTGCGGCAGTGCTACGGCAGCGAAGCAAGAACCGACGGTCACCATCGGTTATGAAAATGCGCCAGATCCCGAATCCGTGGCCATTGAGCAGAATTTCTTTCAAAAATATATGCATGCGCATGTGGTCTTGAAATATTTTTCATCGGGTCCCGAGGCCCTGACATCCTTGGCTTCCGGCTCCTTGGATTTTATGACCACCTTAGGTAATCCCCCGACAGCCTCTGCGATTGCCCGCGGAGTTCCCTTGAAAGTGATATGGGCTATGGAGCGGTATACCACGGCCGAAGGATTAGTGGTTAAAAATGGGTCTCATATTCGATCCCTTAAAGATTTGGAAGGGAAAACGGTAGCTTTGGTGCAAGGCTCGACGTCACCTTTTGAACTAGATACCGCTCTTCAAATGCACCACATTCCAGTCTCTTCTGTTCATATCGATAATATGGCTCCGCCCAACATGGTGGCTGCCTGGAAAACCAATCAAATTGATGCCGCCTACGTATGGGCCCCCTTTTTAAACGAAATGCAACAAGACCATGGTCATATCCTCATTTACGATCAAAACCAGGTCAACCAAGCACCAATTTTTAATTTGGCCGTTGTCAATTCGCACTTTGCCAGCAAATATCCTCAATTGGTGGATCAATTCATCCAAGCGGAAGAAGCTGGTGTCAAATTTTTCTATGCCCATCCTAACCAGTCATTCCAAGATATTGGCAAATTAAATGGAATTTCAGCCGCTGATGCCAAAGCGCAAGCGCAAGGTTTGCACTTTACGACCTTGTCCCAGGAATTAACCCTGCGAAGATTGGGAACTTCCAGCACGGTTGCTGACTCTTTGGTCACAAAATCCTTAACGTCAGCAGCCCAGTGGTTGAAACAGACGGGGCAAATCAGTGCTGTTCCAGCAAATATGAGCCAATATGTTGATCCCTCTTTTTGCCAAACGGTCTACGATCATTCGCGGAAAAGTGGGACCTAA